From one Desulfuromonas thiophila genomic stretch:
- a CDS encoding lipopolysaccharide kinase InaA family protein — protein sequence MKWLPPAEYQRLVQNSRQLEADAFGPKVLLTGEGLVVKIFRRKHLLSRELLSPAAWRFARHARRLQRRGIASLQVERLARCRRPACSLAWYVWLDGEPLRQHCRRPDTDQTALLQRLGTFVALLHQRGVLFRSLHWGNILVQPAGDFALIDVLDLRLQRRPLSLRQRRRNFLHLLRYAQDAQLFQSQAEAFWRGYAMITELSAVALQALRQTPIISRK from the coding sequence ATGAAATGGTTGCCACCGGCCGAATACCAGCGGCTGGTGCAGAACAGTCGCCAGTTGGAGGCGGATGCCTTCGGGCCCAAGGTGCTGCTGACCGGCGAGGGCCTGGTGGTCAAGATCTTCCGCCGCAAGCATTTGTTGTCGCGCGAGTTGCTGTCGCCGGCGGCCTGGCGTTTTGCCCGTCACGCCCGTCGGCTGCAGCGCCGCGGTATTGCCAGCCTGCAGGTGGAACGGCTGGCCCGCTGTCGCCGGCCGGCCTGCAGCCTGGCCTGGTACGTCTGGCTCGATGGCGAACCCCTGCGTCAGCACTGTCGCCGGCCCGACACGGATCAGACGGCACTGCTGCAACGGCTGGGCACTTTCGTGGCGTTGCTGCACCAGCGTGGCGTTCTGTTTCGTTCGCTGCACTGGGGCAACATCCTGGTGCAGCCCGCTGGTGACTTTGCCCTCATTGATGTCCTCGACCTGCGTCTGCAGCGCCGCCCTTTGAGCCTGCGCCAGCGCCGGCGCAATTTCCTTCATCTGCTGCGTTATGCCCAGGATGCCCAGCTGTTCCAAAGCCAGGCCGAAGCCTTCTGGCGCGGTTACGCCATGATCACTGAGCTGTCGGCTGTGGCTCTGCAGGCGCTGCGGCAGACTCCGATCATCTCGCGAAAGTAA
- a CDS encoding D-sedoheptulose-7-phosphate isomerase: MEAKIRQHLRRHIAVFEQQVLPLSGQLAACAERLCACLRAGHKVLVMGNGGSAADAQHLAAELVGRFLKNRAALPAIALTTDSSILTAVGNDFGFEQVFARQVEALAGAGDVVIGISTSGNSPNVLRAIEVARRRGCVTLAFTGRAGGELARQVDLALTVAVPETPHIQEAHLTFIHILCDLVEQELFPQD; encoded by the coding sequence ATGGAAGCGAAGATCCGCCAGCATCTGCGGCGTCATATTGCCGTGTTCGAGCAGCAGGTGCTGCCCCTCAGTGGTCAACTGGCGGCCTGCGCCGAACGGCTTTGTGCCTGTCTGCGGGCCGGCCATAAGGTGCTGGTTATGGGCAATGGCGGCAGTGCCGCCGACGCCCAGCATCTGGCGGCCGAGCTGGTTGGCCGTTTTCTGAAGAATCGGGCGGCGTTGCCTGCAATCGCATTGACGACGGACAGCTCAATTCTGACGGCGGTCGGTAACGATTTTGGCTTCGAGCAAGTGTTTGCCCGCCAGGTCGAGGCTCTGGCCGGTGCCGGCGATGTTGTTATCGGTATTTCCACCAGTGGCAACTCGCCCAATGTGCTGCGTGCCATTGAAGTGGCGCGCCGGCGCGGTTGCGTTACCCTGGCCTTTACCGGTCGCGCTGGCGGCGAACTGGCGCGCCAGGTTGATCTGGCGTTGACGGTGGCCGTGCCGGAGACGCCACACATCCAGGAAGCTCACCTGACCTTCATCCATATTCTCTGTGATCTGGTGGAGCAGGAGCTGTTTCCGCAGGACTGA
- a CDS encoding polysaccharide pyruvyl transferase family protein, which yields MKKPLKLYWSSGLKDGRKNFGDWLSPVLCEAISGRPVVHAKPNRCDLVAVGSILQRLKNHFWSHRVHVWGSGLIGQAPPFRTPHHIHAVRGRLTAAALRNRSIRVLGDPGLLCPLLLPDKASAKRWRVGIVPHYKDQQHPAVATFAKQAGVQVIDIFSETREFLSQISQCDFVLSSSLHGLIVADALQIPNGWIKLSDAVRGNDFKFADYYSVFGLETLRPLPFGPATTPAEVADWCATYQRPGLAEVQKQLYDTFPLR from the coding sequence ATGAAAAAACCGCTGAAGCTGTACTGGTCGTCGGGCCTGAAGGATGGCCGCAAGAATTTTGGCGACTGGCTCTCGCCAGTGCTGTGCGAGGCTATCAGCGGCCGGCCAGTAGTTCACGCCAAACCCAACCGCTGCGATCTGGTGGCGGTCGGCAGCATTCTGCAGCGGCTGAAAAACCACTTCTGGAGCCACCGGGTGCATGTCTGGGGCAGCGGCCTGATCGGTCAGGCGCCGCCCTTCCGTACGCCGCATCACATCCACGCCGTGCGCGGCCGGCTGACAGCGGCGGCACTACGCAACCGCAGCATCAGGGTTCTGGGCGACCCCGGCCTGCTCTGCCCGCTGCTGCTGCCTGACAAAGCGTCCGCCAAGCGCTGGCGGGTTGGCATCGTACCCCACTACAAGGATCAGCAACATCCGGCAGTAGCGACCTTTGCCAAACAGGCCGGGGTACAGGTTATCGACATTTTTTCCGAAACCCGTGAGTTCCTCAGCCAGATCAGTCAGTGTGACTTCGTCCTGTCGTCCAGCCTGCACGGCCTGATCGTGGCTGACGCCCTGCAGATTCCCAACGGCTGGATCAAGCTGTCCGACGCCGTGCGCGGCAACGACTTCAAGTTTGCTGACTACTACTCCGTCTTCGGCCTTGAAACGTTGCGCCCCCTGCCCTTCGGCCCCGCCACGACTCCCGCCGAGGTAGCCGACTGGTGCGCCACCTATCAGCGTCCCGGCCTGGCCGAGGTGCAAAAACAGCTGTACGACACCTTTCCGCTACGCTGA
- the waaC gene encoding lipopolysaccharide heptosyltransferase I: MKILIVKVSALGDVVHALPVLAYIRAAEPAAEVDWLVEEGFAPLLRGHPLLRAVLPLQTRRWRKLPPLALAREFFAFVRRLRAERYDLVLDLQGNSKSGLVTLLARATAKYGYDRRAVREWPNLLATRQRVSLGAADYHVGQRALALVRAALPAAVQVACAGPLTVDDQARREVADQLRQLGLPAGRRLIVCHYGTTWRTKLWALEHWQTLVAQLAARPDAVPLLTWGNAEEQQAAAAIAALAPGALLWPRGSLPQLVALLAVADLVVGGDTGPVHIAAAVGTPTVSLYRVTDARRNGPLGREHRCLQVPLACAACLRKDCPQQQVCASAIAPATVLAAINELLPETGQPPKEKSL, translated from the coding sequence GTGAAGATTCTGATTGTCAAGGTCAGTGCCCTGGGCGATGTGGTCCACGCCCTGCCAGTGCTGGCCTATATCCGGGCGGCGGAACCGGCTGCCGAGGTCGACTGGCTGGTGGAGGAGGGTTTCGCGCCGCTGTTGCGGGGCCATCCCCTGCTGCGGGCCGTGCTGCCGCTGCAGACCCGCCGCTGGCGCAAGCTGCCGCCGCTGGCCCTGGCGCGGGAGTTTTTTGCCTTTGTGCGTCGGCTGCGCGCCGAGCGTTACGATCTGGTGCTGGATCTGCAGGGCAACAGCAAAAGCGGTCTGGTCACCCTGCTGGCGCGGGCCACGGCCAAATACGGCTATGATCGCCGGGCCGTGCGCGAATGGCCCAACCTGCTGGCGACTCGCCAGCGGGTGAGCCTGGGAGCCGCCGATTACCACGTTGGTCAGCGTGCCCTGGCGCTGGTGCGGGCGGCCCTGCCGGCGGCGGTTCAGGTCGCTTGCGCTGGTCCCCTGACGGTTGATGACCAGGCCCGCCGCGAGGTGGCCGATCAGCTGCGCCAGCTGGGGTTGCCGGCGGGGCGGCGTCTGATTGTCTGCCACTACGGCACCACCTGGCGGACTAAGCTGTGGGCGCTGGAGCACTGGCAGACCCTGGTAGCGCAGTTGGCGGCGCGGCCGGACGCGGTGCCGCTTTTGACTTGGGGTAACGCCGAGGAACAACAGGCGGCTGCCGCGATTGCCGCGCTGGCGCCGGGCGCGCTGCTGTGGCCGCGTGGCAGTTTGCCACAGCTGGTGGCGCTGCTGGCCGTCGCCGATCTGGTGGTGGGGGGCGACACCGGCCCGGTTCATATCGCCGCCGCTGTTGGCACGCCGACGGTGTCCCTTTATCGGGTGACCGATGCCCGCCGCAATGGTCCGCTGGGAAGAGAACATCGCTGCCTGCAGGTGCCGCTGGCCTGTGCCGCCTGTCTGCGCAAAGACTGCCCGCAGCAGCAGGTTTGCGCCAGCGCGATTGCTCCGGCCACGGTGCTGGCGGCCATCAATGAGCTGCTGCCGGAAACCGGTCAGCCGCCTAAAGAAAAGAGTCTATGA
- the rfaP gene encoding lipopolysaccharide core heptose(I) kinase RfaP, producing MLILPPEWRQLWPDCDPFDALFALQGEEFRNMDGRRTLRFELLGRSYFAKLYSGLGWGRLLGSLLRLRRPPVSSASNEWLACQILARLGVETLKPVAYGERGRNPVTRQSFLITEELKPTISLEDFCRDWARQPPPVRLKRALITRLALISRTLHEQGINHRDYYLCHFLLQVADGATVDPADFHLYLIDLHRVQFRQRLPLRWRIKDLAGLYFSSLGMGLTVRDYCRFIRLYSALPLRQALRRQARLWRRVERRGVQLRRRFVRKYAPGLS from the coding sequence ATGCTGATTCTGCCGCCCGAGTGGCGCCAGCTGTGGCCGGATTGCGATCCCTTCGACGCCCTCTTCGCCCTGCAGGGTGAGGAATTCCGCAACATGGATGGTCGTCGCACCCTGCGTTTCGAGCTGCTCGGCCGCAGCTATTTCGCCAAGCTCTACAGCGGTCTGGGTTGGGGGCGGCTGCTGGGCAGTCTGTTGCGCTTGCGTCGGCCACCTGTGTCGAGCGCCTCCAATGAATGGCTGGCCTGCCAGATCCTCGCCCGGCTGGGAGTCGAAACCCTCAAACCGGTGGCCTACGGCGAACGCGGCCGTAATCCGGTGACGCGGCAATCCTTTCTGATCACCGAGGAACTCAAACCAACGATCAGCCTGGAGGATTTCTGCCGTGACTGGGCACGCCAGCCGCCGCCCGTGCGCCTGAAACGGGCACTGATCACGCGTCTTGCCCTCATCAGTCGGACGCTGCATGAACAGGGCATTAACCACCGTGATTATTACCTGTGTCATTTTCTGTTGCAGGTAGCGGACGGCGCGACCGTTGATCCCGCCGATTTTCATCTCTACCTTATTGACTTGCACCGGGTACAGTTCCGCCAGCGGCTGCCGTTGCGCTGGCGGATCAAGGATCTGGCCGGGCTGTACTTTTCCAGCCTGGGCATGGGCCTGACGGTGCGCGACTACTGTCGTTTTATCCGGCTGTACAGTGCGTTGCCCCTGCGCCAGGCCCTGCGCCGCCAGGCGCGTCTGTGGCGCCGCGTCGAACGTCGTGGCGTTCAGCTGCGGCGGCGTTTTGTCCGCAAATATGCGCCGGGCCTGTCATGA
- a CDS encoding glycosyltransferase family 4 protein: MRLAFALFKYFPYGGLQRDCLKIAREAQRRGHQVQLFALEAQGELPADVPLTCLPVSARVNYRRYEQFAVALQQRLRQEPCDVLVGFNRMPGLDFYFAADPCFALRLRTRPFWYGWLPRSRSFLRAERAVYGRDSLTRILTLSTFEQPALRQIYGTAAERFYLLPPGVASDRLAPPDYDQRRAGFRRQLGLGPQQKLLLMVGSGFRIKGVDRALTALAALPQPLRQRCQLRILGRDNQRPFERLARQLGLAEQVQFLGGCDDVANFMFAADLLLHPAHREAAGMVLVEAIAARLPVLVTDSCGYSQHIADSAAGLVHRSPFDGRRFARELEQMLTSDPAIWQTAATTYLARTDLVGLAARAVDLIEQEA; encoded by the coding sequence ATGCGACTGGCTTTTGCCCTGTTCAAGTATTTCCCCTATGGCGGCCTGCAGCGCGACTGCCTCAAGATTGCCCGCGAGGCGCAGCGGCGCGGCCATCAGGTGCAGCTTTTCGCTCTCGAAGCCCAGGGTGAACTGCCGGCCGATGTGCCGCTGACCTGTCTGCCGGTCAGCGCGCGGGTCAATTACCGGCGCTACGAGCAGTTTGCTGTTGCCTTGCAACAGCGCCTGCGGCAGGAACCCTGCGATGTCCTGGTGGGCTTCAACCGCATGCCCGGTCTTGATTTCTATTTCGCCGCCGATCCCTGTTTCGCCCTGCGGTTGCGTACCCGACCCTTCTGGTATGGCTGGCTGCCGCGCAGTCGCAGTTTTTTGCGGGCTGAGCGTGCCGTTTACGGCCGTGACAGCCTGACCCGCATTCTGACCCTTAGCACCTTTGAGCAGCCCGCGCTTCGGCAGATCTACGGCACCGCCGCTGAGCGGTTTTATCTGCTGCCTCCCGGTGTGGCGTCGGATCGGCTGGCGCCGCCGGATTATGACCAGCGGCGGGCCGGTTTTCGTCGCCAGCTGGGCCTCGGGCCGCAGCAGAAACTGCTGCTCATGGTGGGTTCCGGTTTTCGTATCAAGGGGGTCGACCGGGCTCTGACGGCCCTGGCCGCCTTGCCACAACCCCTGCGGCAGCGTTGCCAGTTGCGGATTCTCGGGCGTGACAACCAGCGCCCGTTTGAACGGTTGGCGCGTCAACTGGGGCTGGCGGAGCAGGTACAGTTTCTCGGCGGCTGCGATGACGTGGCCAATTTCATGTTCGCTGCCGATCTGCTGCTGCATCCGGCCCATCGCGAAGCCGCCGGCATGGTTCTGGTGGAGGCTATCGCCGCCCGCTTGCCGGTGCTGGTGACGGACAGCTGTGGTTACAGCCAGCATATCGCCGATTCCGCCGCCGGTCTGGTGCATCGCAGCCCCTTCGATGGCCGGCGCTTTGCCCGCGAGCTGGAACAGATGCTGACCAGCGACCCGGCTATCTGGCAGACGGCGGCGACAACCTATCTGGCACGCACCGATCTTGTCGGTCTGGCCGCGCGGGCCGTCGATCTCATCGAACAGGAGGCGTGA
- a CDS encoding glycosyltransferase family 39 protein: MSERLSAIAGHPRRLLGLILLLSLLLKLLLLWSDPVVNRDAAVYVAAARHYAQGQFGAGLAQYPMPLYPLLLAAVHGLVPDWIRAGQLLSSLALVLCLLPLYSLGRRLFSPAAALATCLLFALLPTYNEAAVFLLRDPLFLLLALACLAQLARYSARPGIGGVFVTLLLALLATALRIEGLLLLALLPPLLLLITAANPAPGWRLKQVLRAGLLLVLLLALFWELGWLELAGVSRLGEARQWLEGLVRLELFTDYRQLLDQIKQLQRQLPGGHLANNLLEVTRHYAPLIYLLGLVEMLATALLPGTLLALWPLWRAGRGFWSPARQVLLWPLLAFVALNLLFCLVHNFTTGRYLWLPLVLCLVLAGEGLQGWRQWLASRPALLALLLVLVYGVPAAKTLALAQQADKNHSIRQAGYWLRHNDAPQRLRLLSNDSRFGLYADRLALPWDRELAERLSFAETLPAVDLVLLALPARQRLVLPAGLVERATFHDGTMQVLVLAPGD, from the coding sequence ATGAGCGAGCGGTTGTCGGCCATTGCCGGCCATCCCCGTCGCCTGCTGGGACTGATCCTGCTGCTGTCGCTGCTGCTCAAGCTGCTGCTGTTGTGGAGCGATCCGGTGGTCAACCGCGATGCCGCCGTCTATGTCGCGGCTGCCCGCCACTATGCTCAGGGTCAGTTTGGTGCTGGCCTGGCCCAGTATCCAATGCCGCTCTATCCGCTATTGCTGGCCGCAGTGCATGGCTTGGTGCCCGACTGGATTCGCGCCGGCCAACTGCTCAGCAGTCTGGCGCTGGTACTTTGCCTGCTGCCGCTCTACAGCCTTGGCCGTCGCCTGTTCAGCCCTGCGGCGGCTTTGGCTACCTGTCTGTTGTTTGCCCTGCTGCCGACGTATAATGAGGCGGCCGTTTTCTTGCTGCGCGATCCCCTGTTTCTGCTGCTGGCGCTGGCCTGCCTGGCACAGCTGGCGCGCTACAGCGCCCGGCCGGGGATCGGCGGGGTGTTTGTCACGCTGTTGCTGGCGCTGCTGGCCACGGCCCTGCGGATCGAAGGGCTGCTGTTGTTGGCTCTGCTGCCGCCGCTACTGCTGCTGATCACGGCGGCGAACCCGGCGCCGGGCTGGCGATTGAAGCAGGTCTTGCGGGCTGGCCTGTTGCTGGTGCTGCTGCTGGCGTTGTTCTGGGAGCTGGGGTGGCTGGAGCTGGCCGGGGTTTCGCGGCTGGGAGAGGCTCGCCAGTGGCTGGAAGGCCTGGTCCGGCTGGAGCTGTTCACCGATTACCGCCAGTTGCTTGACCAGATCAAGCAGCTGCAGCGGCAGCTGCCCGGCGGCCATCTGGCCAACAACCTGCTGGAAGTGACGCGCCACTATGCGCCACTGATCTACCTGCTGGGCCTGGTGGAAATGCTGGCCACGGCGCTGTTGCCGGGTACCCTGCTGGCTCTCTGGCCACTGTGGCGTGCCGGCCGAGGTTTCTGGTCTCCAGCCCGGCAAGTACTGCTCTGGCCGCTGCTGGCCTTCGTGGCACTCAATCTGCTGTTTTGCCTGGTGCACAATTTCACCACCGGCCGTTATCTATGGTTGCCGCTGGTGCTCTGCCTGGTGCTGGCCGGTGAGGGTCTGCAAGGCTGGCGGCAGTGGCTGGCGTCGCGTCCTGCGCTGCTGGCGCTGCTGCTGGTGCTGGTTTACGGGGTACCGGCGGCCAAGACCCTGGCCCTGGCGCAGCAGGCTGACAAGAACCACAGCATCCGCCAGGCCGGTTACTGGTTGCGGCACAACGATGCGCCGCAGCGTTTGCGGCTGCTCAGCAACGACAGCCGCTTTGGGCTCTATGCCGACCGGCTGGCTCTGCCGTGGGACAGGGAACTCGCTGAACGGTTGAGCTTTGCTGAGACGCTGCCGGCGGTTGATCTGGTGCTGCTGGCGCTGCCGGCGCGGCAGCGGCTGGTGTTGCCCGCCGGGCTGGTGGAACGGGCGACCTTTCACGATGGTACGATGCAGGTGCTGGTACTGGCGCCAGGCGACTGA